In Haemorhous mexicanus isolate bHaeMex1 chromosome 36, bHaeMex1.pri, whole genome shotgun sequence, a single genomic region encodes these proteins:
- the BICRA gene encoding LOW QUALITY PROTEIN: BRD4-interacting chromatin-remodeling complex-associated protein (The sequence of the model RefSeq protein was modified relative to this genomic sequence to represent the inferred CDS: inserted 2 bases in 1 codon), which yields MLINSSPSFPGGGPLPGGGIPLNPPRPFKVPCRSFPVRFERRRRDGRDQASPRTPKRRGPAGSWRRCPCGGAWETPRRAPLRPHVDMDDEDGRCLLDVICDPQALNDFLHGSEKIDSDDLLDNSGDAASAFFEGAGLHGQEASGNPLSSEPNQPPASVDLDFLEDDILGSPGGAGAGAEQPCDILQQSLQEANITEQTLEAEAELDLGSFQLPALQPVVQAADGTPQIFSGGADLLGLQPPAVLAPQALVQPPDVVNKAISVQPFLQQVGLGNVTIQPLPNLPGLPNGSPGGALGLGPIQVVGQQVMAINQPAAPQLLAKPAPVAAVGGYIAQPEAAAAAAAQGAGLVIQKSLPAVATTTLNGSSVFGGVSAASAQPLTVTSGLGGSLVPAPNVIIHRTPTPIQPKPAGVLQQKLYQITPKPFAPGGALALPAEAPAKAQQNLTFMAGKAAPNVVLQGFPPNVFKPPPPQPPALGKSMSVHVLNQGGSIVIPAQPFQGQNQFLLPGQLAGASAVPLPQPLSALPANVGGQLLPGAGQAHIIAGQGAGAQLLANPALPAQLLNQNLAGQLNLGPVLASPGAAGTAHILSAAPIQLQPGQVAPAPALFQMPVSLAGTLPSPGSAAAPAAPTVIQGVTLASPVAMLNAGEGLGAAVNIQAAAGSPGGAESGSGAGSGAAAQPRPRRRRCRPRPAPGWRPAPRKSCWERRRRRPCWARRACPCSCSSRSCREPRRGIRRPRSRRSCPRSPPSPPPSPPPSPPSPPPRPPSEPPPPPGLFPPPFPEPPELPPHSQPAQPGPFPLPLAGLKGATPALLPPEHPRSFALVPGPFPAPPKGGAERFQQVPQGLLLQPKPPPSSPAPFPAPAAPVLVPAAPGTPGPASGAAAAAPADPKPPPFSGSAPGPAPGSAPGPAPGKAAPPPAKPGPPLPPPQPAQAKPPGLKGPPQAPGGGKGPQAPPTLEAKLALKKPPVLQPSKEACLLEQLHKHQGAVLQPELRAPFRSLGDALRRLLPYHVYQGVLPGESDCQRVDEEFEAVSEQLLRRTRAMLNKYRLLLLEESRRSSPSAEMVMIDRIFIQEEKTALALDRQLARDRPDEYVSSSSSSSSSSSRSHPLPPSSSSSSSSLPLPQPSPAPPPPAPPPAPPKLLIKHXGGGSPSVTWLGEPRDSPRDPSHRGDPLARGAGGGGGGGEAQRGGGEEEALPSRSRPPMMKTYEARSRIGLKLKIKQEAGLSKVIHNTALDPPGIPPGTGIPPGTGSHPQPQAGLAQQLNGSLEKKPPMPTAPSGAGPGAPAPCRLPLRKTYREINREINREIVRDREQHHHHREITREREQHHQREMRDSRELNREPAREPPERREPPRSERRPVITALRRDPGSAARIRPGKGPPEEPSDGEDEEEDEEEDEEEDEDEEEEEEEEEEEEGCGTWGGKRRRAEAEVDKASFSSDSPQDDSLSEHLQSAIDSILNLQQPRGAPAAPAAPAAPGAAAPPFPGPPRRGPEPLVPPPQPQRRPRRRPDVHQMTAGGRRTPGEGHREHRERGLSGGRGPAGTPGTGSERDPAGICPGHRERGLSGVQPGSVRDTGIGICPGHRERDLTGIQPGSIRYQTGIPRMGSGLRERDLTGIQKAPGHRDLARTPGSGSDQERDTRNGI from the exons CTCCACGGCCAGGAGGCCTCGGGGAACCCTCTGAGCTCGGAGCCCAACCAGCCGCCGGCCAGCGTGGACCTGGACTTCCTGGAGGATGACATCCTGGGCTCGCCGGGCGGCGCCGGCGCGGGCGCCGAGCAGCCGTGCGACatcctccagcagagcctgcaggaggCCAACATCACCGAGCAGACCCTGGAGGCCGAGGCCGAGCTGGACCTgggctccttccagctgccGGCGCTGCAGCCGGTGGTGCAGGCGGCCGACGGGACCCCGCAGATCTTCTCGGGCGGCGCCGACCTGCTGGGGCTTCAACCTCCGGCCGTGCTGGCGCCGCAGGCCTTGGTGCAGCCGCCCGACGTGGTCAACAAAGCCATCAGCgtccagcccttcctgcagcaggtggggctgggcaacGTCACCATCCAGCCCCTGCCCAACCTGCCCGGCTTGCCCAACGGCAGCCCCGGCGGCGCGCTGGGGCTGGGCCCCATCCAGGTGGTGGGCCAGCAGGTGATGGCCATCAACCAGCCGGCGGCGCCGCAGCTCTTGGCCAAACCGGCGCCGGTGGCGGCCGTGGGCGGCTACATCGCCCAAcccgaggcggcggcggcggcggcggcgcaggGAGCGGGCTTGGTGATCCAGAAGAGCCTCCCGGCCGTGGCCACCACCACGCTCAACGGCAGCTCGGTGTTCGGCGGCGTCTCGGCGGCGTCGGCGCAGCCGCTCACCGTCACCTCGGGCTTGGGCGGTTCCCTGGTGCCGGCGCCCAACGTCATCATCCACCGCACGCCCACGCCCATCCAGCCCAAACCCGCCGGCGTGCTGCAGCAGAAGCTCTACCAGATCACGCCCAAACCCTTCGCTCCCGGCGGCGCCCTGGCGCTGCCCGCCGAGGCGCCGGCCAAGGCTCAGCAGAACCTCACCTTCATGGCCGGCAAGGCCGCGCCCAACGTGGTGCTCCAGGGCTTCCCCCCCAACGTCTTcaagccgccgccgccgcagccgccgGCGCTGGGCAAGTCCATGAGCGTGCACGTGCTCAACCAGGGCGGCTCCATCGTCATCCCGGCGCAGCCCTTCCAAGGGCAGAACCAGTTCCTGCTGCCGGGCCAGCTGGCCGGCGCCTCGGCCGTGCCGCTGCCGCAGCCGCTCTCGGCGCTGCCGGCCAACGTGGGCGGCCAGCTGCTGCCGGGAGCCGGCCAAGCGCACATCATCGCCGGCCAGGGCGCCGGCGCGCAGCTCCTGGCCAACCCCGCCCTGCCGGCGCAGCTCCTCAACCAGAACCTGGCCGGGCAGCTCAACCTGGGCCCGGTGCTGGCGTCGCCGGGCGCGGCGGGCACGGCGCACATCCTGTCGGCCGCGCCCATCCAGCTGCAGCCGGGCCAGGTGGCGCCGGCGCCGGCGCTCTTCCAGATGCCGGTGTCGCTGGCCgggaccctgcccagccccggctcggcggcggcgccggcggcGCCCACGGTGATCCAGGGGGTGACCCTGGCCAGCCCGGTGGCCATGCTCAACGCCGGCGAGGGCTTGGGCGCCGCCGTCAACATCCAGGCGGCCGCCGGCAGCCCCGGCGGCGCCGAGTCCGGCTCCGGGGCCGGGTCCGGAGCGGCCGCGCAGCCCCGGCCACGCCGGCGCCGGTGCCGGCCCAGGCCAGCCCCGGGCTGGCGGCCAGCCCCGAGAAAATCCTGctgggagcggcggcggcggcgcccgtGCTGGGCCAGGAGGGCGTGCCCAtgttcctgcagcag CCGAAGCTGCCGGGAGCCTCGCCGGGGGAtccgccggccccgctcccgccgcagCTGCCCCCGATCCCCGCCATCCCCGCCGCCATCCCCGCCGCCATCCCCGCCATCCCCTCCC CCCCGGCCGCCctcggagccgccgccgccgccggggctcTTCCCGCCGCCCTTCCCGGAGCCCCCCGAGCTGCCCCCGCACTCGCAGcccgcccagcccggccccttcccgctGCCCCTGGCGGGGCTGAAGGGCGCGACCCCCGCGCTGCTGCCCCCGGAGCACCCGCGGAGCTTCGCGCTCGTCCCGGGGCCCTTCCCGGCCCCGCCCAAGGGCGGCGCCGAGCGCTTCCAGCAG gtgccccaggggctgctcctgcagccgaAGCCGCCCCCGTCCAGCCCGGCCCCGTTCCCGGCTCCGGCCGCTCCCGTCCTGGTGCCGGCGGCTCCGGGAACGCCCGGCCCGGCCTCAG gtgccgccgccgccgccccggccgaTCCGAAGCCGCCGCCGTTCTCCGGctccgcccccggccccgcccccggctccgcccccggccccgcccccgggaAAGCGGCTCCGCCTCCCGCCAAACcggggccgcccctcccccccccgcaGCCCGCCCAG GCGAAGCCGCCCGGCCTCAAGGGCCCCCCCCAGGCCCCGGGGGGGGGGAAGGGCCCCCAGGCCCCGCCCACG CTGGAGGCCAAGCTGGCGCTGAAGAAACCGCCGGTGCTGCAGCCCAGTAAGGAGGCCTG cctcctggagcagctgcacaagCACCAGGGCGCCGTCCTGCAGCCCGAGCTGCGCGCGCCCTTCCGCTCGCTGGGGGACGCGCTGCGCCGCCTGCTGCCCTACCACGTCTACCAGGGGGTGCTCCCGGGGGAGAGCGACTGCCAGAGAG TGGACGAGGAGTTCGAGGCGGTGTCGGAGCAGCTCCTGCGCCGCACCCGGGCCATGCTCAACAAGTaccggctgctgctgctcgaGGAGTCCCGG CGCTCCAGCCCCTCGGCCGAGATGGTGATGATCGACCGCATCTTCATCCAGGAGGAGAAAACGGCGCTGGCGCTCGACCGGCAGCTGGCCCGGGACAGGCCCG ACGAATacgtctcctcctcctcctcctcttcctcgtcTTCCTCCCgctcccaccccctccccccttcctcctcctcctcctcctcctccctgcccctcccccagccctcccccgcccctcccccacccgcccctccccccgccccccccaaGCTGCTGATCAAGCA GGGGGGGGGCTCCCCCAGCGTCACCTGGCTGGGGGAACCCCGGGATTCCCCGCGGGACCCCTCGCACCGGGGGGATCCCCTCGcgaggggggctgggggcgggggcgggggaggggaggcgcagagggggggaggggaggaggaggcgcTGCCCTCGCGGAGCCGCCCCCCGATGATGAAGACCTACGAGGCGCGGAGCCGCATCGGCCTCAAGCTGAAGATCAAGCAGGAGGCGGGGCTGAGCAAGGTGATCCACAACACGGCGCTGGATCCGCCCGGGATCCCCCCCGGCACCGGGATCCCCCCCGGCACCGGGAGCCACCCGCAGCCGCAAGCGGGGCTGGCGCAGCAGCTGAACGGATCCCTGGAGAAGAAGCCCCCGATGCCCACGGCTCCGAGCGGGGCCGGCCCCGGGGCCCCCGCGCCGTGCCGGCTGCCGCTGAGGAAAACCTACCGGGAGATCAACCGGGAGATCAACCGGGAGATCGTCCGGGATCGGGaacagcaccaccaccaccgGGAGATCACCCGGGAGCGGGAGCAGCACCACCAGCGGGAGATGCGGGACAGCCGGGAGCTGAACCGGGAGCCGGCCCGGGAGCCCCCCGagcgccgggagccgccgcGCTCCGAGCGCCGCCCGGTGATCACGGCCCTGCGCCGGGATCCGGGATCCGCCGCCCGCATCCGGCCCGGGAAGGGCCCCCCCGAGGAGCCGTCGGACGgggaggacgaggaggaggacgaggaggaggatgaggaggaggacgaggatgaggaggaggaggaggaggaggaggaggaggaggaaggctgcGGGACGTGGGGCGGGAagcggcggcgggcggaggCCGAGGTGGACAAGGCGTCGTTCAGCAGCGACAGCCCCCAGGACGATTCCCTGAGCGAGCACCTGCAGAGCGCCATCGACAGCATCCTCAACCTGCAGCAGCCCCgcggggccccggcggcgccggcagcgccggcaGCACCGGGAGCCGCCGCGCCGCCCTTCCCGGGGCCCCCCCGGCGCGGCCCCGAGCCCCTCGTGCCCCCCCCCCAGCCACAACGGCGGCCTCGGCGCCGCCCGGACGTGCACCAGATGACGGCGGGGGGGCGGCGGACACCGGGAGAGGGACACCGGGAACACCGGGAACGGGGTCTGAGCGGGGGTCGGGGTCCGGCCGGGACACCGGGAACGGGGTCTGAGCGGGATCCAGCCGGGATCTGTCCGGGACACCGGGAACGGGGTCTGAGCGGGGTCCAGCCGGGATCCGTCCGGGACACCGGGATCGGGATCTGTCCGGGACACCGGGAACGGGATCTGACCGGGATCCAGCCGGGATCCATCCGGTATCAGACCGGGATACCTAGAATGGGGTCAGGACTCCGGGAACGGGATCTGACCGGGATCCAGAAGGCACCGGGCCACCGGGATCTGGCCAGGACACCGGGATCGGGATCGGACCAGGAACGGGATACCAGGAATGGGATCTAG